Proteins from one Pseudomonas sp. KBS0710 genomic window:
- the ybeY gene encoding rRNA maturation RNase YbeY produces the protein MLELDLQLATEAPAPSEDQFRQWCALALRQRTADSELTIRLVDEPEGRELNHTWRQKDYATNVLSFPADVPDELLDIPLLGDLVICVEVVEREAKEQGKELEAHWAHLVIHGCLHLLGYDHIDDDEAEEMETLEQTLLAELGHPDPYADDEIETTPH, from the coding sequence ATGCTTGAGCTAGACCTGCAGCTGGCCACCGAAGCGCCCGCCCCCAGCGAAGATCAGTTCCGTCAATGGTGCGCCCTGGCCCTGCGCCAGCGTACCGCCGACTCGGAACTGACCATCCGCCTGGTGGACGAGCCCGAAGGCCGTGAACTGAATCACACCTGGCGTCAAAAGGACTACGCGACCAACGTGCTGTCCTTCCCTGCCGACGTGCCGGATGAATTACTGGATATCCCGTTACTGGGCGACCTGGTGATCTGCGTCGAAGTGGTCGAGCGCGAGGCAAAGGAACAAGGCAAGGAACTTGAGGCCCATTGGGCTCATCTAGTCATCCACGGCTGCTTGCATCTCTTGGGTTACGACCATATAGACGATGACGAAGCCGAAGAAATGGAAACACTGGAACAAACGTTGCTTGCTGAACTGGGTCACCCTGACCCGTATGCAGACGACGAAATCGAAACGACACCTCACTGA
- a CDS encoding PhoH family protein, translating into MNAPIAEPHRFILEPFEARRFANLCGQFDEHLRLIEQRLSIEIRNRGNQFELIGEPQHTTSAENLLRRLYRETKGSELSPETVHLYLQESAVEDLANNPVAEASVALRTKKGMIRPRGLNQQRYVKEILGNDINFGIGPAGTGKTYLAVACAVDALEREQVRRILLVRPAVEAGEKLGFLPGDLAQKIDPYLRPLYDALYEMLGFEYVAKLIERQVIEIAPLAYMRGRTLNNSFIILDESQNTTVEQMKMFLTRIGFGSTAVITGDVTQVDLPKGTKSGLAQVIDVLKDVPGISFTHFMPKDVVRHPLVQRIVEAYERFEHRDDAPAKDVRRDA; encoded by the coding sequence TTGAACGCACCCATAGCAGAACCCCATCGTTTTATCCTCGAGCCGTTTGAGGCTCGCCGTTTCGCCAACCTGTGCGGACAGTTCGACGAGCACCTGCGCCTGATCGAACAACGCCTGAGCATCGAGATCCGCAACCGCGGCAATCAGTTCGAGCTTATTGGTGAACCCCAGCACACCACGTCTGCAGAAAACCTGCTCCGCCGCCTCTACCGCGAAACCAAGGGTAGTGAGCTGTCGCCGGAGACCGTGCACCTGTACCTGCAGGAATCTGCCGTGGAAGACCTGGCCAACAACCCGGTGGCCGAAGCCAGCGTGGCCCTGCGCACCAAAAAAGGCATGATTCGCCCTCGCGGCTTGAATCAGCAGCGCTACGTCAAGGAAATCCTCGGTAACGATATCAACTTCGGCATCGGCCCCGCCGGTACCGGCAAGACCTACCTGGCCGTGGCCTGTGCGGTCGACGCCCTGGAGCGCGAGCAAGTGCGGCGCATCCTGCTGGTGCGCCCGGCGGTCGAGGCTGGCGAGAAGCTTGGCTTCCTGCCCGGCGACCTGGCCCAGAAGATCGACCCGTACCTGCGCCCGCTCTACGACGCGCTGTACGAGATGCTCGGCTTTGAATACGTGGCCAAGTTGATCGAGCGCCAAGTGATCGAGATCGCCCCGCTGGCCTACATGCGTGGCCGCACCTTGAATAACAGCTTCATCATCCTCGACGAAAGCCAGAACACCACCGTCGAACAGATGAAGATGTTCCTCACCCGTATCGGGTTCGGCTCCACCGCCGTGATTACCGGTGACGTCACACAGGTCGACCTACCCAAGGGCACCAAGTCGGGGCTGGCGCAGGTGATCGACGTACTCAAGGACGTGCCGGGCATCAGCTTCACGCATTTCATGCCCAAAGACGTGGTTCGCCACCCGCTGGTGCAGCGCATTGTCGAAGCCTACGAGCGCTTTGAGCACCGCGATGACGCACCCGCCAAGGACGTGCGCCGCGATGCTTGA
- the miaB gene encoding tRNA (N6-isopentenyl adenosine(37)-C2)-methylthiotransferase MiaB has protein sequence MAKKLYIETHGCQMNEYDSSRMVDLLGEHQALEVTARAEDADVILLNTCSIRERAQDRVYSQLGRWRELKLANPDMVIAVGGCVASQEGAAIRDRAPYVDVVFGPQTLHRLPEMIDAARITKLPQVDVSFPEIEKFDHLPEPRIDGPSAYVSVMEGCSKYCTFCVVPYTRGEEVSRPFDDVLAEIIHLAENGVREVTLLGQNVNGYRGQTHDGRLADLAELIRVVAAVDGIERIRYTTSHPLEFSDSLIQAHAEVPELVKHLHLPVQSGSDRILAAMKRNHTALEYKSKLRKLRAAVPGICISSDFIVGFPGETEKDFEQTMKLIEDVGFDFSYSFVYSQRPGTPAADLADETPEALKKERLNALQHRLNQQGFEISRQMVGSIQRILVTDYSKKDPGELQGRTENNRIVNFRCDTPTLIGQFADVHIDAAQPHSLRGSLVN, from the coding sequence ATGGCCAAGAAGCTTTACATCGAAACCCACGGTTGCCAGATGAACGAGTACGACAGCTCGCGCATGGTCGATCTGCTGGGCGAACATCAGGCCCTGGAAGTCACCGCCCGCGCCGAAGATGCCGACGTGATCCTGCTCAATACCTGCTCTATCCGCGAGCGTGCCCAGGACCGTGTGTACTCCCAGCTGGGCCGCTGGCGTGAATTGAAATTGGCCAACCCGGACATGGTGATCGCCGTCGGCGGCTGCGTGGCCAGCCAGGAAGGCGCCGCGATCCGCGACCGCGCACCCTATGTCGACGTGGTTTTCGGCCCGCAAACCCTGCACCGCCTGCCCGAAATGATCGACGCCGCCCGCATCACCAAGCTGCCGCAGGTGGACGTGTCGTTCCCGGAAATCGAAAAATTCGACCATTTGCCCGAGCCGCGCATCGACGGGCCAAGCGCCTACGTGTCGGTGATGGAAGGCTGCAGCAAGTACTGCACCTTCTGCGTGGTGCCCTATACCCGTGGCGAAGAGGTCAGCCGGCCGTTTGACGACGTACTGGCAGAAATCATCCACCTGGCCGAAAACGGCGTGCGCGAAGTGACCTTGCTGGGCCAGAACGTCAACGGCTATCGCGGCCAGACCCACGACGGGCGCCTGGCCGACCTGGCGGAGCTGATCCGTGTGGTCGCCGCCGTAGACGGCATTGAGCGTATTCGCTACACCACCTCGCACCCGCTGGAGTTCTCCGACAGCCTGATCCAGGCGCACGCCGAAGTGCCGGAGTTGGTCAAGCACCTGCATTTGCCGGTGCAGTCGGGTTCGGACCGCATTCTGGCGGCCATGAAGCGCAACCACACGGCTCTGGAATACAAATCCAAGCTGCGTAAATTGCGCGCCGCTGTACCGGGTATCTGCATCAGCTCGGACTTCATCGTCGGCTTCCCTGGCGAGACCGAGAAAGATTTCGAGCAGACCATGAAGCTGATCGAAGACGTTGGTTTCGACTTCTCGTACTCGTTCGTCTACAGCCAGCGCCCAGGCACGCCGGCCGCGGACCTGGCAGATGAAACGCCAGAAGCACTGAAAAAAGAGCGCTTGAACGCGCTGCAACATCGCCTGAACCAGCAAGGTTTCGAGATCAGCCGACAAATGGTCGGTTCGATCCAGCGCATCCTGGTGACCGACTACTCGAAAAAAGACCCGGGCGAGTTGCAAGGGCGTACCGAGAACAACCGGATCGTCAACTTCCGCTGTGACACGCCCACCTTGATCGGCCAGTTTGCCGATGTGCACATCGATGCGGCGCAACCGCACTCGCTGCGCGGGTCGTTGGTTAACTGA
- a CDS encoding DUF1820 family protein: protein MTKREAPIYKVIFLNQGQVFEMYAKQIYQSDLWGFLEVEEFVFGERTQLVVDPGEEKLKAQFEGVVRSFVPMHSIVRIDEVERLGTPKISEARGTSNVMPFPMPMPEK, encoded by the coding sequence ATGACCAAACGTGAAGCTCCAATCTACAAGGTGATTTTCCTCAACCAGGGCCAGGTGTTCGAAATGTACGCCAAGCAGATCTATCAAAGTGATCTGTGGGGCTTCCTGGAGGTGGAAGAGTTCGTCTTTGGCGAGCGCACCCAGTTGGTCGTCGACCCGGGCGAAGAAAAACTCAAGGCGCAATTTGAAGGCGTGGTGCGCAGCTTTGTGCCGATGCATTCGATTGTGCGCATCGATGAAGTCGAGCGCCTGGGCACGCCGAAGATCAGCGAAGCGCGTGGCACCAGCAATGTGATGCCGTTTCCGATGCCGATGCCGGAAAAGTAA
- a CDS encoding MurR/RpiR family transcriptional regulator: MSTSIKKSLEHQLSSKSQAYRALAAYILANLKDLPFENSAQVAHKLQISESTVGRFCRALGYKHFKDLKHELKGDLGDSPWLIGDRLRAFQAEGDVNPLANSLQLEIAALVRVYEYTRTEPWRVVTSRLAQSPQVFVAGFGTERGIACSMVHMLQYLRTGVHLVDGASGHFGEVLLAPSADSMLIVYEARRHSRQSLLLCQAARKRGIAVTLITDNFCEWAEQNANEVFRVSTEFDLLWDSTATMLSLTHLLINAMSKQLGPEMEEHLNAIAQLHQAFVGYTQS, translated from the coding sequence ATGAGCACATCCATAAAAAAATCCCTCGAACACCAGTTGTCATCCAAGTCCCAGGCTTATCGGGCGCTGGCGGCCTATATCCTGGCGAACCTCAAAGACCTGCCGTTCGAGAATTCGGCGCAGGTGGCGCACAAGCTCCAGATCAGCGAGTCCACCGTCGGCCGCTTCTGCCGGGCGTTGGGCTACAAGCATTTCAAAGACCTCAAACACGAACTCAAAGGCGACCTGGGTGACAGCCCATGGCTGATCGGCGACCGGCTGCGCGCGTTCCAGGCAGAAGGCGACGTAAACCCGCTGGCCAACAGCCTGCAACTGGAGATCGCGGCGTTGGTGCGGGTCTACGAGTACACCCGCACTGAGCCTTGGCGCGTGGTGACTTCAAGGCTGGCGCAAAGCCCGCAGGTTTTTGTCGCCGGTTTCGGCACCGAGCGGGGCATCGCCTGCTCCATGGTCCACATGCTGCAATACCTGCGCACAGGCGTGCATCTGGTGGACGGTGCGTCAGGGCATTTCGGCGAGGTGTTGCTGGCGCCGTCTGCCGATTCAATGCTGATCGTCTATGAGGCGCGACGCCATTCCCGTCAGTCTTTACTGCTGTGCCAGGCGGCACGCAAACGCGGCATTGCGGTCACGCTTATAACCGACAACTTTTGTGAGTGGGCTGAGCAAAACGCCAACGAAGTGTTTCGGGTGTCGACCGAATTTGATTTGTTATGGGACTCGACAGCCACCATGTTATCGCTGACTCACTTGTTGATTAACGCTATGTCCAAACAACTGGGCCCAGAAATGGAAGAACACTTGAATGCGATTGCCCAGTTGCATCAGGCGTTTGTGGGTTACACCCAGAGTTGA
- a CDS encoding FAD-dependent oxidoreductase, whose translation MRDPRYDILFEPVHIGPVRTRNRFYQVPHCNGMGHVHPSAMAAMRGVKAEGGWGVVCTEECEISPLSEFSPYIEARLWDERDIPALAKMCEAVHLHGSLAGVELAFNGYSAPNRYSREIPWAPSNTPVRGYDPVQARAMSRADIKQLRQMHRAAALRARQAGFDIIYVYAGHDLGLPFHFLTPRNNRRTDEYGGVLENRVRLLRELIEDTRDAVGDRCAVAVRLAVDEQVAGGLACEGEGREIFSLLAELPDLWDVNVADWSNDSVTSRFAPEGFQEAFLLGLKALTTKPVVGVGRFTSPDTMVSLVRRGVLDLIGAARPSIADPFLPKKIEEGRLEEIRECIGCNVCVSGDHTSTPLRCTQNPTLGEEWRRGWHPESAPRAHNPARALVVGAGPAGLECARILGARGMEVALVEGTRTLGGRVSLEARLPGLASWSRVLDYRLDALSRLPAVEIYRESQLQAQDVLDFAAAHVFIATGSRWRTDGLGRALRQALPGLEHLPVWTPDDLLAGTVPASPVLLFDDDHYYMGSVLAEQLVALGVEVIFVTPAPDVATWTHNTLEQHRIQRRLLELNVTIITSHSLAAVTPEGAVASCMYTGRPRFIPVASLLLVTSREPEQGLYQALNEATEQRVEAGIESVALVGDCLAPGTIAAAVYSGHRLAREFDAPAGSLVMRREIPHLELL comes from the coding sequence GTGCGCGATCCTCGGTATGACATTCTTTTTGAGCCGGTACACATTGGGCCGGTTCGCACGCGTAATCGCTTTTACCAAGTGCCGCACTGTAATGGCATGGGCCATGTGCACCCCTCGGCCATGGCCGCCATGCGCGGGGTCAAAGCCGAGGGGGGTTGGGGGGTGGTGTGTACGGAGGAGTGCGAGATCAGCCCGCTGAGCGAGTTTTCGCCCTATATAGAAGCGCGCTTATGGGATGAACGCGACATCCCCGCGCTGGCGAAAATGTGTGAGGCCGTCCATCTGCATGGCTCCTTGGCCGGCGTCGAACTGGCGTTCAATGGCTATTCGGCGCCCAATCGCTATAGCCGCGAAATCCCTTGGGCGCCTTCCAATACACCGGTGCGTGGATACGACCCGGTGCAGGCCCGGGCCATGAGCCGCGCCGATATCAAGCAACTGCGCCAGATGCATCGCGCTGCTGCGTTACGGGCACGCCAGGCGGGTTTCGACATTATCTACGTGTATGCCGGCCACGACCTTGGGCTGCCGTTTCACTTTCTGACCCCGCGCAATAACCGGCGCACCGATGAGTACGGTGGGGTGTTGGAGAATCGTGTACGGCTGTTGCGTGAATTGATCGAAGATACCCGCGATGCGGTGGGTGATCGTTGCGCAGTCGCCGTGCGGCTGGCAGTGGATGAACAGGTCGCTGGCGGGCTGGCCTGCGAGGGAGAAGGCCGCGAGATTTTTTCGCTGTTGGCGGAGTTGCCGGACCTTTGGGATGTCAACGTTGCCGACTGGTCCAACGACAGCGTGACCTCACGGTTTGCCCCTGAAGGTTTTCAAGAAGCGTTCCTGCTCGGGCTCAAAGCACTGACCACCAAACCAGTGGTGGGCGTGGGCCGGTTTACCTCACCGGATACCATGGTCTCACTGGTGCGTCGAGGCGTGTTGGACCTGATCGGCGCTGCGCGTCCCTCGATTGCCGATCCCTTCTTGCCAAAGAAGATAGAGGAAGGGCGCTTGGAAGAAATTCGCGAATGCATTGGCTGCAACGTCTGTGTCAGTGGTGACCACACCAGCACCCCGCTGCGCTGCACGCAAAACCCCACCCTGGGTGAAGAGTGGCGGCGCGGCTGGCACCCCGAGTCGGCACCTCGTGCGCATAACCCCGCACGCGCCCTGGTGGTCGGGGCAGGGCCTGCCGGCCTTGAATGCGCGCGGATACTGGGCGCGCGCGGCATGGAGGTGGCGCTGGTAGAAGGCACGCGCACGCTGGGCGGGCGTGTGTCTCTTGAAGCCAGGCTGCCGGGGTTGGCCAGTTGGTCACGGGTGCTCGACTACCGGCTGGACGCCCTCAGCCGATTGCCTGCAGTAGAGATCTATCGCGAAAGCCAGCTACAAGCCCAGGACGTGTTGGACTTCGCCGCCGCTCACGTGTTTATCGCCACCGGTTCGCGCTGGCGCACCGATGGTTTGGGGCGTGCACTGCGCCAGGCCTTGCCGGGGTTGGAACATCTGCCGGTATGGACCCCGGATGATCTGCTGGCCGGGACAGTCCCTGCTTCACCGGTGCTGCTGTTCGATGATGACCACTACTACATGGGCAGTGTGTTGGCAGAGCAGTTGGTAGCGCTGGGCGTGGAGGTGATCTTTGTCACCCCGGCGCCGGATGTGGCGACCTGGACCCATAACACGCTGGAACAACACCGCATCCAGCGTCGCCTGCTGGAACTCAATGTCACGATCATCACCTCCCACTCGCTGGCGGCGGTGACGCCTGAAGGTGCGGTTGCCAGTTGTATGTACACCGGCCGGCCAAGGTTCATTCCCGTGGCGTCATTGTTGCTGGTGACCTCCCGTGAGCCTGAGCAAGGCCTGTACCAGGCACTCAACGAGGCAACTGAGCAACGCGTTGAGGCGGGTATTGAGTCGGTCGCATTGGTGGGCGACTGCCTGGCGCCTGGAACCATTGCAGCTGCCGTGTATTCAGGGCATCGGCTGGCGCGTGAGTTTGATGCGCCCGCCGGCTCGTTGGTCATGCGTCGCGAAATTCCTCATTTAGAGCTGTTGTAA
- a CDS encoding transporter substrate-binding domain-containing protein, with product MKKLVLMLSVLASVVVSNWVSANNYEVIRFGADPNYAPFAYKDNTGTLVGFEIDIGNAICGHLKVRCQWVESDFDGLVPSLRAGKIDAILASVTVTEARRKIIDFTSEVFSSPSAMVFKAGTDLGDAKGKSVGYLQGSTQEAYAKRVLAIQGMKVVAYADQEQVYADLVAGRLNASLQDAQQAQSGFLRSPQGAGFELGKVIESELMPSMSAIGIAKGNQALKTLLDQGLAALHADGTYARLQEQYFPGVDMFSGN from the coding sequence ATGAAAAAATTAGTTCTGATGTTATCGGTGTTGGCTTCCGTAGTGGTGAGCAACTGGGTGTCCGCCAATAACTATGAGGTCATACGTTTCGGTGCTGACCCTAACTACGCGCCTTTTGCCTATAAAGACAATACCGGTACTTTGGTCGGTTTCGAGATTGATATCGGCAACGCCATCTGCGGACATTTGAAGGTGCGCTGCCAATGGGTCGAAAGCGATTTTGATGGCCTGGTTCCCAGCCTCCGGGCCGGCAAGATCGACGCGATACTGGCGTCGGTAACCGTGACCGAAGCGCGGCGCAAGATCATCGACTTCACTTCTGAAGTGTTCTCCAGCCCCTCCGCCATGGTATTCAAGGCCGGCACCGACCTTGGCGACGCCAAGGGCAAGTCCGTGGGCTATTTGCAGGGCAGTACTCAGGAAGCCTACGCCAAGCGCGTGTTGGCCATCCAGGGCATGAAAGTGGTGGCCTACGCCGATCAGGAACAGGTTTACGCCGACCTCGTGGCGGGTCGGCTTAACGCTTCGTTGCAGGACGCCCAACAGGCGCAAAGTGGCTTTTTGCGCTCGCCTCAAGGTGCCGGTTTCGAATTGGGCAAGGTCATAGAAAGCGAACTGATGCCTTCCATGAGCGCCATTGGCATCGCCAAGGGTAATCAGGCGCTGAAGACTTTGCTCGATCAAGGCCTGGCAGCGCTGCATGCCGATGGCACCTATGCTCGCCTGCAGGAGCAGTATTTCCCAGGCGTCGACATGTTCAGCGGCAATTGA
- a CDS encoding ABC transporter permease: MLENVARFVATLEGFAPLLLQGVWVTLKLALLSLLLGLIFGLLGAGAKLSRVRAWRVSAQVYTTLIRGVPDLVLMLLIFYGVQTAVSRLTAVMGWAYLEIDPLTAGVLTLGFIYGAYFTETFRGALLAVPRGQAQAAKALGMKPSQSFIYITFAQMMRFALPGLGNNWMVLLKATALVSIIGLADLVKVAQVAGKSSQQLLSFLLLAGFIYLLLSSASNAVLRWLERRYGGAKQEAQR, encoded by the coding sequence ATGCTGGAGAACGTTGCGCGCTTTGTCGCGACCCTGGAGGGTTTTGCGCCGTTACTGCTGCAAGGCGTATGGGTGACCTTGAAGCTGGCGCTGTTATCGCTGTTGCTGGGGCTGATCTTCGGCCTGCTCGGAGCGGGTGCCAAGCTGTCACGCGTCAGGGCCTGGCGTGTTTCAGCACAGGTCTACACCACCCTGATCCGTGGGGTGCCGGACCTGGTGTTGATGCTGCTGATCTTTTACGGCGTACAAACCGCTGTGAGCCGGCTGACGGCTGTGATGGGCTGGGCCTACCTCGAAATTGACCCTTTGACTGCGGGCGTACTGACGCTGGGGTTTATCTACGGTGCTTATTTTACCGAGACCTTTCGTGGCGCATTGTTGGCGGTGCCACGTGGGCAGGCGCAGGCGGCCAAAGCGCTGGGTATGAAGCCCAGCCAAAGCTTCATCTACATAACCTTTGCGCAGATGATGCGCTTCGCCTTGCCGGGGCTGGGCAATAACTGGATGGTCTTGCTCAAGGCTACCGCGTTGGTGTCGATTATCGGTTTGGCAGACTTGGTCAAAGTGGCTCAGGTGGCTGGCAAAAGCAGCCAGCAGCTATTGAGCTTTCTACTGCTGGCGGGCTTTATTTATCTGCTCCTCAGCAGCGCCTCCAATGCGGTGCTGCGCTGGCTTGAGCGTCGTTATGGCGGTGCGAAGCAGGAGGCGCAGCGATGA
- a CDS encoding ABC transporter permease, translated as MIELILEYWRPFLYSDGQQITGLAMTLWLTSASLCLGLLVALPLSIARVSTRSWVRWPVQGFTYLFRGTPLYVQLLVCYTGIYSLAAVREQPLLDAFFRDALNCTLLAFALNTGAYTTEILAGAIRSMPRGEVEAARALGFDGWKLYTYLIMPSALRRSLPYYSNEVIFMLHSTTLAFTATVPDVLKVARDANAATFLTFESFGIAAAMYLCITFALVGLFHLAEKRWLRFLDPSR; from the coding sequence ATGATTGAGCTGATACTGGAATATTGGCGGCCGTTTCTCTATTCCGACGGTCAGCAAATCACTGGCCTGGCCATGACGCTGTGGCTCACCAGTGCTTCGTTATGCCTTGGGCTGCTGGTGGCGTTGCCATTGTCGATTGCCCGGGTTTCAACCCGCTCGTGGGTACGTTGGCCGGTACAGGGCTTTACTTATCTGTTTCGGGGAACGCCGCTCTATGTCCAGTTGCTGGTTTGTTACACCGGTATATACAGCCTGGCGGCTGTGCGCGAACAGCCGCTTCTGGACGCTTTTTTTCGTGATGCGCTGAATTGCACACTGCTGGCCTTTGCCCTTAACACGGGCGCCTACACCACCGAAATCCTCGCCGGTGCCATCCGCTCCATGCCGCGCGGTGAAGTAGAGGCCGCAAGGGCGTTAGGGTTCGACGGCTGGAAGCTCTACACCTATCTGATCATGCCGTCGGCCCTGCGCCGCTCATTGCCGTACTACAGCAATGAGGTGATTTTCATGCTGCACTCCACCACGCTGGCGTTCACCGCCACGGTCCCCGATGTGCTCAAAGTGGCCAGGGATGCCAATGCCGCGACCTTTCTGACGTTCGAGTCCTTCGGCATCGCCGCGGCTATGTATCTATGCATCACCTTCGCTCTGGTCGGCCTTTTTCACCTGGCCGAGAAGCGTTGGCTGAGATTTCTTGACCCAAGCCGATAG